The following proteins are co-located in the Candidatus Zixiibacteriota bacterium genome:
- a CDS encoding alpha/beta hydrolase has protein sequence MKNYRLYGKPPFEVAVIHGGPGAPGEMAPVARELASTRGVMEPFQTATSIQDQIDELKTVLENKGDLPVTLIGFSWGAWLSYIFAAHNPIIVKKLILVGSGPFEQKYAEGLMDTRLNRLGKEDKIRVKSILKILNNPESENKNESFTLLGELLSRADTYNPIDDYFNESEIIECQSEIFQRVWNEAVELRSSGTLLEIGKHIKCPIVAIHGDYDPHPAEGVEKLLSPIINNFRFILLKNCGHKPWIEQEAKSKFFDILYEELS, from the coding sequence ATGAAAAACTATAGATTATATGGAAAACCGCCTTTTGAAGTCGCGGTTATTCATGGCGGCCCCGGTGCACCAGGTGAGATGGCTCCGGTGGCGCGTGAATTGGCATCCACTCGCGGAGTCATGGAACCGTTTCAAACAGCCACATCGATTCAGGATCAGATAGATGAATTAAAAACTGTTTTGGAAAACAAAGGCGATCTTCCGGTTACCTTAATAGGTTTTTCGTGGGGTGCATGGCTCAGTTATATATTTGCCGCCCATAATCCAATCATTGTAAAAAAACTGATTCTCGTCGGTAGCGGTCCTTTTGAACAAAAATACGCCGAAGGACTTATGGATACCAGACTCAATCGCCTGGGTAAGGAAGACAAAATCAGGGTAAAATCCATATTAAAGATTCTAAATAATCCGGAAAGTGAAAACAAAAATGAGTCATTTACTCTGCTCGGAGAATTGCTATCCAGGGCCGATACCTATAATCCGATTGATGATTATTTCAACGAATCCGAAATAATTGAATGTCAATCGGAGATATTTCAACGCGTTTGGAATGAAGCCGTGGAGCTGAGAAGTAGTGGAACACTTTTAGAAATTGGAAAACACATCAAATGTCCGATTGTCGCAATCCACGGCGACTATGATCCTCATCCGGCTGAAGGCGTCGAAAAACTCTTATCGCCAATCATCAATAACTTTCGATTCATTCTTCTTAAAAACTGTGGCCATAAGCCCTGGATTGAACAGGAAGCAAAAAGTAAATTCTTTGACATCCTATATGAAGAACTATCTTAG